TGCGCTATTAAATGCACCTGGCCCTGTGTGTTCAAAATGGAAACATGAACCATTGTCTTAATATATCCCTTAAATAGATCTTTGCCCAAAAACTGAGCAGAGTGGTTTGGCTTTCATTTGTTTCAGGTTCCAGCTTACTGTTTTGTTACAGGCTAATCCACACCCGCTCCATTAAGTCCATTGGCACAAACTTTTAACTTTGGGCAACCAATTTTCCAGTACCTTCTGAAAATCCCAGTTGtgtatgaaaataaatacaaagcagAACAGTAGAGGTAGAAGAAAGCTTTCTAAAATCATCTGGGTCAAGGACACCAAGTTGCTGAATGGTGTAGTGTCATGAAGCTTCCAGTTTTAAATCAGGCCTACCTTGTTCTACTATCAAAAACTTCTCTGGCTTCCAGTTAACTCCCATCTCCTCCGCAGATAATATCAGAAGATATCAGTGAGCTGCAGAAAAACCAAACGACAACTATGGCAAAAATTGCACAATACAAAAGGAAACTGATGGCACTTTCGCACAGAACCTTGCAGGTAACAGAGATAATCTAAATAAGTCCTTTGACACACTCCAGTGCCACAAGCAGTCTCAGAGGGAAGAAGAACCTTTTCCATCTTGTGCAGGCCAGTGCTGAAAATTATTCTGACCTCAGCTAACCGGTGTTCATTTAAGtaccaggcagagctgtcagggaAAGCTCAGGTCTGCTGCACTTGGTAACCTTCTCTCTCACCTACCCAAAACCACAGGACTGCCCTGAGGTCTTAGAGCAGCAGACTAAATGACACAACAAATCCAGTGAGAAACAGGCTGGAGGAAGGACAAAAAGATGTAGAGATGGGCTGGTGGGGAGAAGGATGGGCCAAGTGTTCTCTAATGAACGTCAAAGGCTTCTTTTGTAGGTGCTAATAAAGCAGGAGATCCAAAGGAAAAGTGGTTATGCCATTCAAGCAGATGAGGAGCAGCTTCGTGTACAGTTGGATACAATTCAGTGTGAACTTAACGCACCCACGCAGTTCAAGGTGAGTGGCTGACAGCATTTGGCTAACACCTCTGGGGCTTCCTCACTGAAAACATGTCAGTTTTCCAAACCACATGTGTATATTAGTTGTGGAAGGCTTTCAATCTCAGTGTGATAGGTTGTAGCATTGTGCTCTTTGCTTATAGCCAATAGGTATTTCAGTAGTTTTGAGTTCTTGGAAATCATGGAGTCACTTACCCTTTGCATGTCTTCCAGAACATCTAAAAATTGAATGAGCAGCAATGCTTCCAGCCCTGGAGACTCAAGGAATGGTAGATGCTGGAGCTGTGACAGCTGAAAATGAGTTGTGTTTGATTTAAGCCTGTTTCTCTTCCCAGGGCAGACTGAATGAGCTCATGTCCCAGATCAGGATGCAGAACCACTTTGGAGCAGTGCGGGCTGAAGAGCGCTATTACATAGATGCAGACCTCTTAAGGGAAATCAAGCAAGTGAGTGTTACTGGGTAGAACCCTGGCCTACTCTTTGAGCTTGATCATTTAAGCCAGACACACACTGACTGGATCTAGATTGTCATGTTGCCTTGTTTGATCAAGTCATCCTTGTAATTGGTCTCAGTACTGGGGCACCAAGCTATTGTACAAAACCACTCTGTGGAGATAGGCTGTTAGTACAGAAAATGCTGTTATTCCTTCCTCAGAGAAATGATGCCAGGATTATCAATGTGCCAATGCCACCAGTCATGACACTTCTGAGAAATATTACCTAGTAAGTTTGTGAAGTTGAACAGTACTCACACTGGTTTCTGAACTATCTGCAGCAcctgaagcagcagcaagaagGGCTGAGTCACCTAATCAGCATCATCAAAGATGATTTGGAGGACATCAAGCTAATAGAACACGGGCTGAACGAGAGCATTCCCATCCGAGGGGGAGTCTTCAGTTGACTGGTGGAGGTTTACACAGAACATGGTAGTGGAGTTCATGGCTCACCTTCCAAGGCTAAAACTGTTGAGGTAAAATAAAACACGTATCTTGTAGGAGCAAAATGGTATTTTGTCTGTTACTTTTAGAATTAGCAAAGCCTCTTCTAAGCTTTTAAAATTGACCTTTGGAaggtttatattttataaagctGTATATGCTTtaacaaaagaaggaaaactgaaTCTGTTCAGATACCATTTTACTACAAAATTATATGTACTATtgtacattttttccttttttcttctttttttacaaTGGCATTGTCCTAAAAAATGCAGTGCTGAGGGGATTATTTCACTAATGACTCAGTTTGTGGAAAGCTTAGCCTGCTTCCATGTTTCTGTCAGAACAATCAAGTAGCACCATTGTGTAAACAGCTAACTTAAATCATTACAGAGATGTTTGTTGCTGTAACTATGTTGTTCTCTGCAATACCAGTCAATTACTGGGGCAAGCTGCAGAAAGTTCATGTTTCCAgtttctgttcttcctttggATTGCAAGGATCTGAAGGTTGTGTTTTGATCACTTTACATATATGAATTATACAAAGCTTTGCTGCCCCTCTAAATAACAGTATGTCTGGACGTTGTcttctgccttttttaaaatcaccCAAAAGTAATAAATTCAGTCTGAATTTGTAATAAGTGGTGTGTGGTGTTGGCTCTCAGTGACATCAGCAAAGCAGTGacgctgctcccagctccaggtaAGTGCACTTcactctgctccaggcactgcaaggTAGCAGGCTGTCAAACCCAGTGTCACAGAGCTGCTTGGCAGCCTCAGTCCCCAGACCAAAATGAAAGGGGCGGCCCCTAGATCCTACCTGGCAGcaagtgctgcagagcaggtaCCTACTCACCCCATGCCATGGAGAGAGACCTGCTTTTCCCCTCAGTACCAAAGTCACCAAaaataactgaaacaaaaaacagTGTTCTGCAGTAGGAGTTtgtacagcagaaaaaaacatggaagGGGCAAAATCAGTTTGTTCATTAGCCATCAAAATTAATTCCATTCATTAAATTTGAAGgatggaaaaatagaaatacaacTGCAATGTGCTGGGACCCCTGTTGTGCATTTGAGAGTGTTTGTGGAAGCATGATTCCATTGCAATTGAAAAAGCATATGTGGAACTCTAGATAAGGGGGAACAGGATTAGTTTCCTTTTGGAAGCATAGTTCCAGTTAATAAACTGTCTGCACTGGGCAATGAGCTCTGTAAGAAATTGAGTGAGGCTAGAATTCTCTTTTGGAGGCTGGGGTAGCAGTCTTAAGTCTTCTGCCATGGGCCCCCTGCCAGACTGTGCTGCTTGTATTTGGGAACCACattgtttcttgttttgcaaACTCTTCACATTCCACCCCAATTCACAAGCTGGAGTCCTACCATGCTTTGAAAATAACAAACCTGCAGCATAGGCTCCCTATCAGGGAGCTACTTGCTCTACTGCCCTGggctttgaaaatgaaattatctcAATAGATTTTCTAAACAAGTCCCCCAGCTAGAGACAGTGTTGCACATTTGAGGTATTTTTCCATCATTCTGCTCTACTATGTGTACTTAGTAGCTCCAAACTTCCAGAGCAAGCTTACCACAGCAGAGGAACACCAGCAGGGAAGTAGGTGTCATCACTggaacagcactgctgctcacagagtTAACTAGAGAAGAAATAAACAGCCAAGCAACAGCAGTCTGGAAAaaatgatttattaaaaggaaagcTGCAATCAAACAGGTGCTACCTCATTAAAACACTGCCTACAAGTAATACATTGACTTCCAATTTACTGCTCTTCAATACATCCGTAACATTCTCTCACATTGACAAGAGAAGCTAAGTTGCATCTTCCCTTTGAGCAGGAAactatttaaaacacagcttcttttaaaagcagtctGAATTGAAGTGCAGTTCATCTATTTCACCTGTTAGCCTCCCCACATGGGTCACAGCTGTCACCTACAGTGATGTCTGTTTTGGGCACCTgcctcccctttccctgcttgCCATCTGCAGGCACACTCTAGGTTAGGTGGGACAGTGGACAGTCCTGGCTTTGTAGAAATCAAGGCATGGGACGTGGCAGCTCCCGGCAGGTTCTCACGACGGGCACTGTCTGACCAGGCGGAAGGCTTCCAGGAACTCATTGAAGTCAATGTTTCCATCCTTGTTGAAGTCAATGCTGCGAACCAAGTCGTTAATGCCATCATCTGTGAGTTCAATGTTCATGTGGGAGCTGAACAGCTTCCAGGTTTGCTGGAATTCCTCAAAGGAGATGAGACCTGCAGAGGAGCATTTTACATGCTGCAGCTACATCTCCTAATGTGGAGAACACGGACTAAGACACAGCTCAAAGCAGCAGAGGCATAATACAAATGGGCATTGCAGAAgtgtgggagggagcaggaccACCCAAGCCTAAATAAAAACACCTCTATACATACTAAAGGAAACTCCAAAGCAGAAGGGATCACAGAAGGCAGTGATCAACAGCCCCTGCTTACCTGAATGGTCTCTGTCTATGATCCTGAATATGGTCTCTAAGTTGGATCTGTTTCGATAAATGACTTCCAGCAAGCTGGACTGGATGTGCTGAAAGACATGATCACAGTTTTTATCCTGACAACACTTCTCCTTTCTCTGAGTTGTTACTGCAGATGTCTCCACAAGCAAGAATATTTTTTGCTCTCAAAAACTTGCCAGCAGTGCCTTATCAACGAAGTGTGTGATGACTGGaccctctgtgcagctgcagaacagACCATCAGCAACTTGTCCCTTCCCATTGATGCTCTTCTGGGCTAACAGTGACCCAGGCTGCATTTTATaaccactgcagagctgcatttgtTGGCTGTAATTAAGAAACTGCTACTTGGAGAGTGAAATACAGTTTTCCTACTCACCAGCCTGCATTTAAACTACCCCTAAATTTTGATTTCACATCTGtcatctctttttaaaaatgggctGGGTGCCTCAGGACTATTTGAGCTCAGGCAAAACTTCCTATAAACTTCAGTGTGATTTCAGGTTATGCAGGAAGCATCCACTGTCCTTTTGTACTAGAATTGATTTGTACGTGCCAGGGATCTGGTGAGAGCTGCTCACATCATGCTTTGATGGAAGGGGCTGAGTGCTTACCTCTTGGCTCCTCTGCTCCATGGCCAGATCATCCAGCCAGGATTTGTACTCCAGCATGCCGTCCTTGGCGCTGCGCACTAGCTGCGGCCTCAGCATTCGCCAGGGCAGTCCCAGCCGCAGCACTGACTCCACTGCTGTCGCCCAGTTGCTCAGAGTGATCTTTCCTGTACACAAAAGGGAGACACCTCTGGGACACAGGCAGCGGAAAGCACGTGAAGGCAAAGACAAAGCCTAAAACAGTGACACACACTCTAGttgctgctgacagcacagcaTTATTTCGCAGTGCAGGCATACATACACTTCCTACCCAAGCCTCAGCAAGGTTTTCATCATTGCAACATATCAAGGCTTATGAGGCTGCAAGTATCTGAACAAATGCCGGACACTAACTTTGGGTATTTCATTAGAAATTTTCAGCCCACTGCCCATTTTAGCAGCAGCTGTAACATCCGAGCTGGATTCCTATGAACAGTTTTACTGCcagggaagaaaacaagaaagcagTTCTCTCCATGAGCAGTTCTGCCAGCCACCATAtcccttttctcccctgccCCACCAGTAGACAGTTCTCAGCAGCACCTCTTGGTCACTGCATCAACACAGCACTCCTGTCTGCCACAGAGGTCAGAACTCTCAGCTCCTTCCTTAAGGCTCTGACAAAGACAACTGCCATTGAAGACATCCCTTGCTTTCCTCTTCCCAGTGATTTTAGATTCAGGGATGAAGGGGCTCTAGAGACCACCCAGCCCTTCTCTACTGACACAACAGACATGTTCCAGGTCATCTTTCCCCAGGCTTCATCAGTACTTCAGCTGCAAGGAGTTCTTCTAGGACCAGCCTCAATTACTACACCTCAGGCTAATGACATCCTGCTTTTTCAGCATCCCCACATTATGGTGTCACTCCAAGGCATCCACAGAGACTGAGTAACAGCAAATGACCTCTGGCAAGGTCTGATACAGCCTCCCCATGACAACTGGTGACACCTGTCACTGAGCAGTCTCCCAGCCAGCCACAAACTCAACGTAGTCCCTTCAGCCCTATCTGACCAGGCAATGTACCCACACGTCCCTCAGCTCTAGGTTACCTGTATTGTCCCTGTCGTAGGACTTGAAGGCACTGATGAGGGCTGAGGTGTGAGCAAAGAGCTTTTCCCGCAAGGCTCGAAAGGCTGACTCCTCTACTCTGCTGATTCTAGAGGATGCAGAACAGAAGCACTTGAAGGACTTGCCCTGAATCACAAGAAAAACTGCAccttccctcccagtgctctACCTGGCTTGTCCATGGATTGCCCACACAACTGCTCTGCACAGCTACAGCTGCATCTCAGTGCTTGTGACAAGGCACTGCATGCCCAGGGCACAgttccctgcagctggtgccACAAGTCCCTGCATTCATTTGTGAAGTAACAACCCAAAAGAGAGCTTCAGCAAAGATCAGAAGTTAAAACCTGACATggaaaagagaagctgaaaaatatcAGCAAGCTTTAGAAAAATCCCCTTGGAATTTTGTTAATAATCCCTTCTCAACCCTTGAGCTTTCCTCAGTAACTTCAAGTACAAAGCGTAATCCCTCCTGTAGAGCTATTCTTTAGAAAAATCAAGCTGTGAAAGTTCATCTCCAGAGTCAAGCTTTCTAAAAGCTCACAAAGTTTTCCCTTAGGGAATTTTGACTTGGCAAATAGAGCAACTAGAAAGCCTTGCCTTTGGGTCATAGTGAGCAAATGGGCCGTCTTGTTTGCTTGATACTGAACAAAGTGGGGGATGAGGTCTGGTCCCAGCTTCACATAGGCTCCCCTGTTGCTGCCAATCTCATAGTAGTTTGAGGCTGAAAAGATGGTCAGCACCTAATCCCAAAAAAAAGGGCATTTGCAGTCAGTACATTAATCCTGTAATATTGATATACATATGAACAATACACCCAATCCCCTCCAGAGTCCACAGACTGTGAAAGCATCCATCTTATATGGAGAAGAGGGAGAGCCAGGTGGCAGCTGGCCTGGAAGCCATGCAGGTGTGAGTTCCTTGTGGGTGGCACTGGTCACATGTGGATCTGGCCACATGTTGGGCTTCTGCAATTTTCCTGTGCTCTCTCCCAACAATTCTGCTCTCCAGAATCCAAGTGCCCTGATGAAGCCACTGATCTGACTGCATCTTCTGAAAACAGAacttggctgcagcagctcagtagCACCCTTTTGTAGCTcatctgcaggagcagctgcactAAGTAGGGGCCATGGCACAAGTGGGTTCAGATATTTTCTCAAGCACCACACACAAGGACACAGTTTGCCTGTGCATCCGTGTCCCCGCACTTCAGTTAACTCCCAATAAGCCTGTTCAAGGATTTTGCATGTGCTTAAAGCCCCACTGGAAGAAATGCAGAACGGAGACagccacccccccccccccagaaaCCCCATCCTGACAGGATGGAAACCCAAGTGCCCTTCACACCACCCTCAGCTGACCTTGCGGCTGTGACAGAACTCATAGCCCTCTTGCTTGCACTCGTGAGAGCGGATCAGGAACTGCAAGCTGTACTTCTCAAGGAACTTCTCCGTCACATCAGGCCCAAAGTAGCAGCCACCACCTCGCACCTTATTTTCTCTGCAGCCCTCCTGAGGCATGGGGTCACTCCAGAGGATGTCTAAAACCTGAAAGGATTGGCAAAGTTCACTAAGAAAATACAGCTCAGTCTCGGAATCCCTCCCTACACTGCTGCTATAACCAGAGTGCAAGGGAACAGACATTTTTCCTGCATTCCAGCTGAAGACTGTCACAGACCTGGGCCACCTATTGCCACAGAACTGGCAATATTGTTGGCCATGAGCTACAGGCACATCCAAAGTGTCTGGGGAAAGAGGGATGTGCATTAGTCGGGCCTGATACAAGCTTTGCCTCTGCTAGCATTAAGATTCCAAGAGCCTTGCCTGTCTTTCTCCATCCTAAAACACAAGTCCCAGGGCAAGAACAACTAGCAGATCCTGAGATCCAGATTAGTAGGCTTAATATAAAATGCCTTTGTTCTCTAGCCAGGACCTTCCATAGCCTCCAGAAATACAAGTGCTAACTCAGTAACCACTGTGTGGATTAAGGCCTAATCCCTTTAACCCTGACTTCAGTATACAGTGCTACAGTGAAAAGGTGTGCAGCACTGGAAGGTCACATGTAATGTCAACCAACTAACAGTGGTTTCAGAGTGCACAGAAGAGACTCCTAGgctggaaaaacaaggaaaggaagcccccagctgctcctcccaggagGTAACAAAAGTACCAATGAAACGTCCCCATGGCCTCACAGAGCACCCCTTCCTGGCCACCTCCCACTGAATGACCaactgctgcaggaggcaccCACAGCACATCCAGCTCAGGACCCTGCTAAGACTCCTCACCTGCTTCCACTCCTCCTGGAGAGTCCAGCACGGCTCATCCGCATCCTTCAAGGAGACCATGCTGGAATAGGTGAGCTCCTCCGGCTCTGACTCGCTGATGTCCACCAGCCGGCGGCACGTGTCGATTTGCTCCTGCACCGTCTGCCGGAGCCACCTGGAGAACTCCCGCctgttggctgtgctgggagcctgggctgtctgGGGCTGCAGAGATAACCTGGGAGCTGCATCAGTGCCTGATTCGCTCTCCCCATTTATGGCCTGGATTTGTGGTTTTCCACTCgattccttccttttcttcagcCTTAACACAGAAACAAACTGAAAGATATGAGAGAAATGGAGCTGATAACACAGCATGAAACCCAGACCTCCAGCTCTAATGTCTTCCATTGGCAGACTTCAAGTGATCCAAGCCTCACTCCCTTCTTTCCATCAACTGCTCCTTGACTATGGGGAACTATTAGTGCCATCCTCTTAGACAAGCCATCCTGGGTTTGCAGCTGGGACTCACACCCATCTCATCTCGCTCTTCCTCATTGATTTCCTGCATACAGATTTCATCTGGAATGGGAACTATGCAGTAGAGCAAAGGAAGCATGAATGACTAATGCAAGAGTTGCGATTTTatttggagaaggaaaggggTATTTCCTAACTGAGTGAGTGAGGCAGAGGCAAGTTAAATGATTTATTAAACTCCTTCTGGAAATCTATGGGGTAAAAGCAGGCTAAGGAACTGTGGGACAATGTCTCATCATCACTGCATTTTTACTTCAGCACCACCAGCACATATTCCAGAAACCAACAGTGCTCCATCGCTTCACAGCTCCTGACACACACTAACCAAAGCCTATACCTAAACACAAGCTTGTCGAGGAAGACCATCTGTTAGATTTGTCTTGTCAACAGCTAAGATGGCATGTAGAAATGAGCTTCTCACCACAAATCAGCAACACTGTTGTCTCTTGCAATAACTGGGAAATAAAACCTACTCTGTTCCTTTGAATTTTCTCAAGCATATCCAAGTCAGTGGTGTCAGAGATGCCCCCGTGAATAATGAGGACTTTCTGATCAATCAGGGTGGCCAGGGGCAGCCAGCAGAAGACATTCTGAAACATCCTCAAGATTTTCTTCCCATGCacctgagagaaagaaaaaagagataaagCATCCAGTCTTCTAAAGGTATATCTCACATGGTAAAGAAGACACAAACATAGGCCTACCTTGTATTTCTGCATCACTTCCTTGGTGAAACCATAGCTAAAGGAACAGGAGAAAGGAAGCTCAGTGGGATTTTGCACAAGGCCCTCGACATGGcgctcagccctgcacagaagCCGTACCGTAAGTTCACCATGTGGTCCTCATGGTTCCCGCGGTTGAGATGAACCTCCTTGGGATAGATCAGGAGGAAGGTAAAGAGGATAACAAGGATCTCAAGGGACTGCTTGCCTCTGTCTACAAAGTCCCCATTGAACACGTAGGActtggaaggggaaggaaggccATTCTGTAAAAGCAAGGAACAGGTGGATGTCACCAGAGAGGCTTCTCCAAGGTGTCCATATGCCCtccccccagctgcagcctctcaCTCCTGTCCTAGGTTACAACAGACCCTTGCTCATCTTTATACTGTGGGCCCCAGCAGTGAAACTGGCAGTCACAAAGAGTTGTCATTGGTATCAGCACTAGGAAAACACCCATTGGCACTAACAAAATGGACATGGATATCAGATTTTCTAGTCAGCAAGGGAATAAGCTACTGATTTGTGAAGCCATTTAAAACCAATCCAATTGACTTGGAGAATTGCACATGAATGGCCCAATTTTGCAAACACGTCTCGACATGACCCATGGAATACCCATTGCAATGCCTGGACATCCTCCCTCTCCAAATTTGGCACCTACCTTGTAAAAGATGAGGAACAGGTCATCCAGCTGGCCGTGTAAGTCTCCTGACAGGCACAAAGAGATGAGTCACACTATGTTTACCTTGgacttaaaaaaaccaccaacaccTAACTTGCTATGAGCTAGGTCCTTTATAAATTAATCAGCACAGAAATACTTTGGGAAGCACAAGCCTAGAGGAAAAGGACACAAGATAAGGCTTGAGCTGAAGTCTGAGAAGgtcagttaaaaaaacctacaCCATCTGCTGAAGACTGATTTAGAAGCTTTggtctttttttatttatctcttGTGATGGCACATCCTGGCACAAGATTGTCATTATGTGGGAGAAAGCTTAGCATTCAAAATTACAATCTAATTGTCATTTACCATAATATTGGAGAGAGAGGTTTGTTTTCCAGAGGCTGACTGCATGCAAAAGTCTGTACtatgtatttttcagaaatatctcAACATTTTAACATTAGagtaggaaaaaagtaaaaagcttTGTCTCAAGTTTACTTATACGATGCAAAGATGCATTGACATTCTGGATCTGCATGCACGTGCTGGTGCTCACCCAGAAAGGCTccaggattttgtttttaaataatccCAGACCACAGAACAGGTCAGACCACTACCAAGTTTTGTGACTAGTCCTCAGCTGGATGTGATTTCTGTGGTTTAGTAAAACAACTCTGAGTTTGGGGTGAGACAAAAAAATACCACCTGGGTATTTCAGACAGACCCAGCTGCCTCTCAAGGCACCACACACTTTGCTTATAGAGAGCATTGTGTTCCACATTCAGAACAGAGAGGGGCATCGTGCTCTCACTATCACTCTCTCTCTGCCCCACCCTCCCACAGGAGCATTCCACCCCGGAGGCTGCAAGGGACCCACCACACACGGTGATCTCCTCGCTGTAGCAGGTGGAGACATGGCTGATGTTTGGCAACTGCTTGAGGTGCTTCCTGGTCTCATGCAGGAGGTTTAAGACATAGCGAGCATGGAGCTGCTACTAGGAGAAAGTAAAGGGATTAAAGCAGGAAATCAGTGGCCTCTGAGCAGCACCACTGTGGCTGTAAAGACTCCACCAGGATAGCCTGGATGGCAGAAATTCTCCCTGGAATGGCAGTCTCTACTGACCTATGGGCTTACAAACAAGATGAGGGAAATATTGGGAAACAGCAGGATGGCAGACACTTGCACAAAGCAGCCCAGACTCAGCACTGAGAGGGCTGGCAAAGCAACCCTAAAGCCCCAGCACCTTGTGGACAAGGCTATACCCACTAGGCCACACCacttccaggagcagcagaaattcCAGTCCAATATCACAGGTAAGAAAGTTGCTCCTCTAGATCTTTCTTAGATTTCCACATTGAATCAGTCTGTGAGTTTCCACGTGTCCTGCAGTGATAGATATGCTCAAAGCCGGGGCGTAGGCATTTAATACAGCAAGGACATGAGACACCTTTGGGTTAGAAGTTCTCTTTGGAGAAGGGATGTTTTGACCTATTTTGCAGTTCAGCATATCAGCTGAGGGATGGCAGCAGAACACTGCAATTGTATGAAGGCTTGTCTTGTTAGTTCTGGAGTGGTACTCAACTTCCTTATCAAAAAAACTcacaatttacattttaaaccagGGTCCAAGTTGCACAGTACAAAACACTGTAATTGGCTGTTTTCCTCTGGGCCATCCTGTACCTATTTACAAATCAAGAAATTTGAAcaaaaaatgatgaaaagtcTCAACATGAGCTGTTgctgatttttccctttaaaaatgaaattcaggTTAATATTGGTATACCCCTACGTAAAGTGTTCCGTTTTGTCAGGAGTATATTTTCAGGAAGAACATTTCTATGGCATTAGGAAATACCATATAGTTTCCAACCCCATTTTGTTTGACAGCCAGCCAGCTTGTTATACTCCAGTCAACTGAGCTTGGTAAGAAAGTTAAGACCAAATTATCTACCCTACACCCCTGTTCAGAGAAGGGGAGAGCATGGTACCTTTTTGGGATCCTTACCTGTTTCTGTTGGAAAGCTTCCAGCAAGGCCGTGGCATGGTCAGGGAGGAGTGGGAAAGAGAGATGGGGTCCGGTGTAGGAGTCTGGCACCTCTATGGATTCATAGTCACAgtatttttccagctctgcctctttgTAACTTTCCCCACTTACGAACATGCGACTGATAAAATCCCCTGGAGAGCAGATTAATGTGgtggatttaaaaaattaaaaaaaaacccagaaacagacaaaaaagTAGTTAATTGGCTCCAGGTACCATCCTAGTAATTTGTTACAGAAGAGCTGTTTAGTTAGGCTGGCACTCAGGAGCAATTGCAGCCATGGATGCTGAGTACTGCTTGGCACTGCTACAAAACTTGCACTGggggaaaggctgcagagacAGATGTCACTGTGCAGTGTGCACCGTTCTGCCATTCTGTGACAACATACTGAACCTTTATGCCTCCTTCCAGCTCCTAAGAGCAGGAATTGCCCCACATCCCTTACACAGCTCATAGTCTCCAAACAATTCACTCTCTAATCCTGATGCTGTCAGTCTTGGGACTTGGCCACATGTGCCATCCTGAAGactgcccagcactgggcaaTGAATTATACAGGGTTCagccttcagagctgctggtgccacaTCTACAACGAGCACACAAACTTActctctttgctgctgcttggtGTGAACTGGTCCATGAGGTAACTGAAGAAGTTGTGAAGCTGCAGGAAGATGGAGAGCCCATCATTCACCCCGGAATGAAATTGAACAGAGTAGCAACCTATCATAATCATCTTTCTGGAAGTTTTACCTCTGCCCTCCTCATGCTGTCTGGTACGTACAGCAACTCTCATTGAACCAATTTAAGTTTTGACTTTCTTGAGATGAAGTCAAAACAGTGGCTTTACCTTCAGCCACAGGCAGAAGTATGCTATGAgcccttcctttccctgcaaaGCAGCCATTTAAGAGAATTTTAATCAAAGTTAAAACATAACAAACCAAATAGACTTGCCTGTTGTGTTCAGACTCCAGAAAAGCTCTGTTAAATGGCTCTTGGGGCTTGTTTTTGAGGTTCATTACTTTGTTTTATGCAA
The window above is part of the Molothrus ater isolate BHLD 08-10-18 breed brown headed cowbird chromosome 4, BPBGC_Mater_1.1, whole genome shotgun sequence genome. Proteins encoded here:
- the PPEF2 gene encoding serine/threonine-protein phosphatase with EF-hands 2, which translates into the protein MGSGSSVNVQYKYSLQKSENAFKAAVLIQQWYRRHVARLEMRRRCTWRIFQSIEYSCEQDQIKLHNFFSYLMDQFTPSSSKERDFISRMFVSGESYKEAELEKYCDYESIEVPDSYTGPHLSFPLLPDHATALLEAFQQKQQLHARYVLNLLHETRKHLKQLPNISHVSTCYSEEITVCGDLHGQLDDLFLIFYKNGLPSPSKSYVFNGDFVDRGKQSLEILVILFTFLLIYPKEVHLNRGNHEDHMVNLRYGFTKEVMQKYKVHGKKILRMFQNVFCWLPLATLIDQKVLIIHGGISDTTDLDMLEKIQRNRFVSVLRLKKRKESSGKPQIQAINGESESGTDAAPRLSLQPQTAQAPSTANRREFSRWLRQTVQEQIDTCRRLVDISESEPEELTYSSMVSLKDADEPCWTLQEEWKQVLDILWSDPMPQEGCRENKVRGGGCYFGPDVTEKFLEKYSLQFLIRSHECKQEGYEFCHSRKVLTIFSASNYYEIGSNRGAYVKLGPDLIPHFVQYQANKTAHLLTMTQRISRVEESAFRALREKLFAHTSALISAFKSYDRDNTGKITLSNWATAVESVLRLGLPWRMLRPQLVRSAKDGMLEYKSWLDDLAMEQRSQEHIQSSLLEVIYRNRSNLETIFRIIDRDHSGLISFEEFQQTWKLFSSHMNIELTDDGINDLVRSIDFNKDGNIDFNEFLEAFRLVRQCPS